Genomic segment of Rhodococcus rhodochrous:
CGGGCGGTCGAGCACGTCACCGTCGTCGTCATCTCCCACGACCTGCACGGCATGGAGGAGGTGTGTTCGCGCACCGTGGTGCTCGCGGACGGACGCATCGTGGAGCAGACGGGAGCGGTGATCGCATGAGTCGCACTCGTACGCGGCAGCGCCGCCCCGTCATCCTGCTGCGGCCGGTACCGCGGGAGACACCCCTGCACCGGGTGTGGGCGGGTACGAAGGTGCTGTCGGCAGCGGCGCTGTCGGTGGCGGTGAGTTTCGCGCCGAGCTGGACCGGGCTCGGAATCCTGCTCGCCGTGCTGGTCGCGGGCGTGCTCGTCGCGCGGATCCCGCGCGGGGTGGTCCCGACGATTCCGTGGTGGGTGTTCGCGGTCCTCGCCGTCGGCCTGGTGCTCAACGCCGCCGGCGGCGGACTCACCGCCTACGTCCGGACGATCCTGCTCGGCGTGGGGCTGCTGGTCCTCGCGTCGCTGGTGGGGTGGACGACGCGGCTGTCCGATCTCGTCGACGCCCTGCCGGTCCTGTTCGCGCCGCTGCGGTTGTTGCGGCTGCCCGTCGACGAATGGGTGACGGTGTGCGCGCTGGCGTTGCGGATGCTGCCGACCGTGCGTGCCGAGATGCGCGTGCTGTTCGCCGCCCGCAAGGTGCGCGGCCGGCCCGGCTTCCGCAATCCGGCGGGATGGTGGCAGGAGGTGATCGACGCCGTCGGCGCGGTGGTGTCGGTGTCGATGCGGCAGATCCGCGATCTCGGCGACGCACTGTCGGTGCGGGGTCCTCGATCGGCGACCCGCCCACCGCTGCGACTGCGGCTCGGGGACATCGTCACGGTGCTGGTCGTGGCGGGTGCATGCACTGCGATCACCGTGTGGGGCTGACCGTCAGTTGCGGTTGTCCGAAGCGGTGTTCTTCGCGCGCGAGCGGATGCGACGGACGAGCCCGTAGGCGATTACCGCGACGACGACGGCGATCACGACGTACTGCAGCACCGAGGCATACGGTTCCACCGCGCTCCAGTTCTCGCCGAGTTGATAGCCGGCCAGCACGAAGATCGAGTTCCAGATCAGACTGCCCGCGGTGGTGAAGGCCAGGAACTGCCAGATCGGCATCTGCGTGACACCCGCGGGGATGGAGATGAGGCTGCGGAAGACCGGCACCATCCGGCCGAAGAAGACGGCCTTGCGTCCGTGCCGCTCGAACCACGCCGTCGAACGGTCGAGGTCGTCGACGTCGACGAGCGGCAACTTCCGCACCGCCCTGCGGATCCGGTCCTCACCCACCCAGCGGCCGATCGAATACAGGCCGAGAGCGCCGACCACCGAACCGAGCGTTGTCCAGAACAGCGCACCGAACAGGGTGAAGCTGCCCAGGCTCGCCGCGAACCCGGCGAGCGGCAGGATGACCTCGCTGGGCAGCGGAGGGAAGAAGTTCTCGAGTGCGATCGCGATGCCGGCACCGACACCGCCGAGGCGGTCCATCAGGTCGAGCGCCCATCCCGCGAGACCGTCGGTGGGGGCTGACTGTGACTCCGCGACACTCATCCACCCGACCCTACCGAGGGGTCGTCGAGCTTTCCGCTCGTGCGGATCGAAACGGTTCCGGTCCGCTCGACCGGAGAGAAGGATGGCGGGGTACTTCGCTCTCCTCCGGAGGGCCGATCCGGAAGGTGAACTCCAGTGACGATCGTTGTCGTCGCGGGCAACCCGAAGCCCGCATCCCGCACTCTCGACGCCGGAGCCCGCCTCGCCACGGCGCTCACCGGACGAGAGCCCGATCACGTTGTGGACGTGATCACACTCGGCGCGGGACTGCTCGGTTGGGGCGACGAGACCGTCGCCGCCGCGGTCGAGACCGTCGCGGCCGCCGATCTCGTGGTGTTCGCGAGTCCCACCTTCAAGGCCACCTACACCGGCGTCCTCAAGTTGTTCCTCGACCAGTTCGCCACCGGTGACGGGTTGCGCGACGTCGTCGCGGTGCCGCTCATGCTCGGCGCAGGTCCTGCGCACGCGCTGGCACCCGACCTGCTGCTCAAGCCCGTCCTGGTGGAACTGGGCGCCACGACCCCGGCGCCCGGCCTGTATCTTCACGATTCGACCTACACAACCGATACCCGTATCGCGGACTACGCCGAACGCTGGTCGCCGGTGCTGTCCGCCGCACTCCGAAACGAGGCCGCCTCATGACCACTCTCGACGGACCGTCTCTGCGTCAGGCATTTGCGCACGTCCCCTCGGGCGTCGTCGCGATCTGCGCGGAGGTGGACGGAGAGCGGATCGGGATGGCGGCGAGCACCTTCGTGCCGGTCTCGCTCGACCCGCCGCTCGTCTCGTTCTGCGTGCAGAACACCTCGACCACCTGGCCGCGACTGTCGTCGCTCCCGCACCTGGGCATCAGCGTGCTCAGCGAGGAGCACGACGGTGCCGCGCGGGTGCTCGCCGCGAAGAACGGCGACCGCTTCGCCGGTATCGACATCGAGAGCCGTGAGGGCGGCGCGCTGTTCGTGTCCGGCACGAGCGTGCGCATGGACGTGACGGTGGAGCAGGAGGTTCCGGCGGGCGATCACGCGATCGTCGTGCTGCGCATCAACGAACTGCTCACCGACGCCGACGTCGAACCCATCGTGTTCCACCGCAGCTCGTTCCGTCGCCTGCTCGCATCCTGACCCGCACACGAACGATTTCGGTGGTTCCACCCCCCGCTCAGCGGGGCCGGGACCACCGAAATCGTGTTCACTCCTCGCGTTCGAACGTCACGAGTATTCCCTCGACGCCGCCGGGACCGACCCGTCCCTTGATGTCGGCGGAGGTGATGGCCTTCAGACGCCACCCGGCGCGGGCGTGGTCGTTGAGGATCTTCTCGAGTTTGTCGCCGGACATCTTGCCGCCGAACATGCCTTCGCGGATCTCGACCACCTTGTACGAGTACATCGGCCCACAGTACGGCCGAACGCCGGAATCCCGTCGGAATCCCCGGTCGTATACGACACTGGGAGACGGGGCTTTCGAAATCCGGAGGCAGCAGTGGAGACGATGCCGGACCGTCGGACTCTCGAATCCGCCGTTGCGTCGGCGGGCCGCGCGCCGTCGCTGCACAACAGTCAGCCGTGGCGGTGGGTTCTGGACGCGGACGGGCTCACGCTGTTCAGCGACAACGATCGCATCCTGCCGGCCACCGATCCGTCCGGTCGCCAGATGTTGCTGTCCTGCGGAGCGGTGCTGCACCATCTTCGGACGGCATTGATCGCCCGACACTGGGCGACGGAGGTCGAGCGGATGCCCGACCCGACGAATCGTCGCTGTCTCGCGACCCTGCGCTTCCACCGGACCGACGCGGTATCAGACATCGACCTCCGGATGGCAGAGGCGATCGGTCACCGGCGTACCGAACGGTTGCCGATGGAGGCTCCACCGCAGTGGGAGCAGACCGAGAGCGCTCTGCAGACGCTCGTCGAGTCCACCGGTGTCCACCTGAGCGCGATCGCCGAACACGAGCGACCTGCACTGGAAGAGTTGTCCCGTCGCATCGGTGGTGAGCGTCGCTCCGATGCGGCCTACCAGACGGAACTTTCCTGGTGGGCCGGGCACGGGATGTACCCGGACGGAATACCTCCCGACGCACTCCCTCCGGGGCAACGCACGGTGGCGACCGAACGGGAGTTCCCTCCCGGCAGCGCGACCGGCGACTCGGCCGAAGCCGAGGACCGGGCCGCAATACTTCTGTTGTCGACCACGACGGACACGCGGCTCGACTGGCTGCGGAGCGGTGAGGCCCTGTCGGCCGTGCTTCTCGCGTGCACCGCCCGCGGGCTGGCCACGTGCTCCGTCACGCATCTGACGGAGTCGGAATCCGCACGAGTGTTCCTGCGTGACACAGCCCGGATCGAGGGTGCGCCGCAAGCGATGATCCGGGTCGGTGTCCGCTCGGGGCCGGTTCCGGATGCGGCGACGCCGCGCCGTCCGATCTCCGAGATTCTGTTCCGGACGCATCCCTGACAGGAACTTCGGTGGTTCCGACTGCGCTCAGCGACGTCGAGGACACCCGAATCGACTACGAAACGGGCACCTGCGAGAACAGTCCGGCCGGCCGCGACAGCCCGTAGTGGTCGCGGAGCGTGGTCCCTTCGTACTCGGCGCGGAACACTCCACGACGTTGCAGGATCGGTACGACCTCGTCGACGAAGACCTCGAACGAGCCGGGCAGATAGGGCGGCATGATGTTGAAACCGTCTGCGGCACCCGCCTCGAACCACGCGACGATGCGATCGGCGACATGCTCCGGTGTGCCGACGACCGTGCCGTGACCGCGGGCCCCGGCGAGGCGGTGCAGGAGCTCGCGCAGTGTCAGGCCGGGATCGCGCTCGACGAGGTCGAAGATGATGCGTGATCGGCTCTGCGCTCCCTGCACGTCCTCGGGGCGGGGCAGAGCGTACAGCGGCACCGGGCCGTCCAGCGGGAAGCCCGACAGGTCGACGTCGTCGAACCTCGCAGACAGGTGTGCCAGTCCGACCTCGGGGATCGACAGGTCGGCGAGATCCTGTTCGATGCGTCGCGCCTCGGCCTCGGTGGACGCCACGATCGGGGAGAGGCCGGGCAGGATCTTGACCGCCTCGGGATCGCGGCCGAATTCGGCGGCCTGCTGCTTGACGTCGCGGTAGAACAGGCGCGCATCGTCCAGGTCGACCTGCGCGGTGAAGATGGCTTCGGCGTAACGCGCCGCGAATGCGCGGCCGTCCGCTGAGGATCCGGCCTGGACCAGTACGGGTCGGCCCTGTGGGGAACGTGCGGCGTCGAGGGGTCCACGCACCCGGAAGTGTGCGCCCGCGTGGTCGATCCGGTGCACCCTGCGCGCATCGGCGTATACCCCGGTGTCGCGATCGAGCACGACCGCGTCGTCCTCCCAGCTGTCCCACAATGCCGTTGCGACGTCGAGGAATTCGGCGGCGCGGGCGTAGCGCTCCGAGTGGCCGGGTCGGCCGTCGACACCGAAGTTGTAGGCGGCGGCGGACGACCAGGACGTGACGATGTTCCAACCCGCACGTCCACGGCTGATGTGGTCGAGCGAAGCGAACTGGCGCGCAAGGTTGTACGGCTCGGTGTAGGTCGTCGAGACCGTGCCGATGAGCCCGATCCGTTCGGTCGCCAGGGCCAGCGCGGACAGCAGCGTCAGCGGTTCGAAACTGCTCTGGGCCACCCGGTCGTAGTGACGACCCACGGCCGGGACGTCCGCGAAGAAGATCGAGTCGAACTTCCCGCGCTCGGCCGTCTGCGCAATCTCACGGAAGTAGTGGACGTCGTCAACCCGTTCGGGTGCCGTGCCGGGCAGACGCCAGGACGCCTCGTGATGACCGGCGCCGGTGATGAACACGTTGAGATGGAGCTGAGAGGGCAAGGTGGACACCTTCCGAAGTCCCGACAGGAATCCGTTCCAGTGCAGTCCATTTCCGGCGAGGAACGAACCGTTGCGATCACCGTGATTCCTGGGGCACCCGCCGAGGCGGCCGATTGCGATCACCTCGATCACAAGGGTGGCTCGGCCGTGCGGGCACTCCTTACTGTCGGCGACCATGACGAGCAATCACACGCTTCGACGTCGGGTCGGGGTGAGCTGATCGTGGCAACCATCCTCGACAAGGCGCGCAGGACGACACCGGATGTCGCGGACACGCCCGAGACGACCGGGGCATCGGGACTGATCGATCCCACCGCGATCAGCCGGAAGACCCGCAGTTCGTCCCGCGTTCCGCGTTCGGCCCAGCGGCTGCTCGGGCCGGTCCTGCTCGTCGTGGCCTGGCAACTCACCGCGTCCAGCGGCCTGTCCGGCGAGAACGTCCTTCCCCGGCCTCTGTCGGTGCTCACCGCGGCGTGGCGACTGATCGCCAACGGGGAACTGCAGGAACACATGACGATCAGCCTGCTGCGGGTCGGCAACGGCCTGCTCATCGGCATCGTGCTCGGCCTGGTCCTCGCGCTGGTCTCGGGACTGTCGCGGGTCGGTGAGAACTTCGTCGACGCCAACATGGAAATCCTGCGCGCCGTACCGAATTTCGCGCTCGTTCCGCTGCTCATCGTGTGGTTCGGTATCAGTGAGACCCCGAAGGTCCTGCTCATCACGCTCGCCGTGGCCGTCTCGATCTACATCAACACGTTCTCCGCGATCCGGAGCGTGGATGCCGGACTCGTCGAAGCGGCACGATCGTTCGGTGTCCAGCGCCGCGAACTGATCCGTCGGGTCATCCTCCCTGGCGCGCTGCCCGGCTTCCTCATCGGCCTGCGGCTCGCCCTGACCGGTGCGTGGTTGTCGCTGATCTTCGCCGAGACCATCAACGCCAAACGTGGTCTGGGACGGATGATGAGCGACGCGCGCGAATACTTTCAGCTCGACGTGGTCTTCGTCCTGATCGCCGTCTACGCGATCCTCGGTCTGCTCTCGATCTTCATCGTGCGCGCCCTCGAAGCTCGCCTGCTCACGTGGAGGAGGTCGTTCGATGGCAACTGATGTGACCGAACGGACCGCGCTCGATTCCGTCGTCGTCGCCCGCGGTGTGCGGCGCGTGTTCGGCGAGCAGGTGGTGCTCGACGGCCTCGATCTCGACATCGCCCCCGGAGAATTCGTCGCGCTGCTCGGCCGGAGCGGCTCCGGCAAGTCCACCTTCCTGCGGGCGCTGGGAGCGCTGGACCCCGACGTCGAGGGGTATCTCCGGGTGCCGGCGAAACAGGCCATCGTCTTCCAGGACCCCCGGCTGCTGCCGTGGCAGAAGGTGCTGACGAACGTCAACATCGGACGACCGGACAACGCCCGCACCCGGGCCGAGGCGCTCGACGCGCTCGCCGAGGTCG
This window contains:
- a CDS encoding NADPH-dependent FMN reductase, whose product is MTIVVVAGNPKPASRTLDAGARLATALTGREPDHVVDVITLGAGLLGWGDETVAAAVETVAAADLVVFASPTFKATYTGVLKLFLDQFATGDGLRDVVAVPLMLGAGPAHALAPDLLLKPVLVELGATTPAPGLYLHDSTYTTDTRIADYAERWSPVLSAALRNEAAS
- a CDS encoding ABC transporter permease — translated: MATILDKARRTTPDVADTPETTGASGLIDPTAISRKTRSSSRVPRSAQRLLGPVLLVVAWQLTASSGLSGENVLPRPLSVLTAAWRLIANGELQEHMTISLLRVGNGLLIGIVLGLVLALVSGLSRVGENFVDANMEILRAVPNFALVPLLIVWFGISETPKVLLITLAVAVSIYINTFSAIRSVDAGLVEAARSFGVQRRELIRRVILPGALPGFLIGLRLALTGAWLSLIFAETINAKRGLGRMMSDAREYFQLDVVFVLIAVYAILGLLSIFIVRALEARLLTWRRSFDGN
- a CDS encoding Acg family FMN-binding oxidoreductase, encoding MPDRRTLESAVASAGRAPSLHNSQPWRWVLDADGLTLFSDNDRILPATDPSGRQMLLSCGAVLHHLRTALIARHWATEVERMPDPTNRRCLATLRFHRTDAVSDIDLRMAEAIGHRRTERLPMEAPPQWEQTESALQTLVESTGVHLSAIAEHERPALEELSRRIGGERRSDAAYQTELSWWAGHGMYPDGIPPDALPPGQRTVATEREFPPGSATGDSAEAEDRAAILLLSTTTDTRLDWLRSGEALSAVLLACTARGLATCSVTHLTESESARVFLRDTARIEGAPQAMIRVGVRSGPVPDAATPRRPISEILFRTHP
- a CDS encoding energy-coupling factor transporter transmembrane component T family protein, with protein sequence MSRTRTRQRRPVILLRPVPRETPLHRVWAGTKVLSAAALSVAVSFAPSWTGLGILLAVLVAGVLVARIPRGVVPTIPWWVFAVLAVGLVLNAAGGGLTAYVRTILLGVGLLVLASLVGWTTRLSDLVDALPVLFAPLRLLRLPVDEWVTVCALALRMLPTVRAEMRVLFAARKVRGRPGFRNPAGWWQEVIDAVGAVVSVSMRQIRDLGDALSVRGPRSATRPPLRLRLGDIVTVLVVAGACTAITVWG
- a CDS encoding flavin reductase family protein, whose amino-acid sequence is MTTLDGPSLRQAFAHVPSGVVAICAEVDGERIGMAASTFVPVSLDPPLVSFCVQNTSTTWPRLSSLPHLGISVLSEEHDGAARVLAAKNGDRFAGIDIESREGGALFVSGTSVRMDVTVEQEVPAGDHAIVVLRINELLTDADVEPIVFHRSSFRRLLAS
- a CDS encoding DedA family protein, producing the protein MSVAESQSAPTDGLAGWALDLMDRLGGVGAGIAIALENFFPPLPSEVILPLAGFAASLGSFTLFGALFWTTLGSVVGALGLYSIGRWVGEDRIRRAVRKLPLVDVDDLDRSTAWFERHGRKAVFFGRMVPVFRSLISIPAGVTQMPIWQFLAFTTAGSLIWNSIFVLAGYQLGENWSAVEPYASVLQYVVIAVVVAVIAYGLVRRIRSRAKNTASDNRN
- a CDS encoding LLM class flavin-dependent oxidoreductase; protein product: MSTLPSQLHLNVFITGAGHHEASWRLPGTAPERVDDVHYFREIAQTAERGKFDSIFFADVPAVGRHYDRVAQSSFEPLTLLSALALATERIGLIGTVSTTYTEPYNLARQFASLDHISRGRAGWNIVTSWSSAAAYNFGVDGRPGHSERYARAAEFLDVATALWDSWEDDAVVLDRDTGVYADARRVHRIDHAGAHFRVRGPLDAARSPQGRPVLVQAGSSADGRAFAARYAEAIFTAQVDLDDARLFYRDVKQQAAEFGRDPEAVKILPGLSPIVASTEAEARRIEQDLADLSIPEVGLAHLSARFDDVDLSGFPLDGPVPLYALPRPEDVQGAQSRSRIIFDLVERDPGLTLRELLHRLAGARGHGTVVGTPEHVADRIVAWFEAGAADGFNIMPPYLPGSFEVFVDEVVPILQRRGVFRAEYEGTTLRDHYGLSRPAGLFSQVPVS
- a CDS encoding DUF4177 domain-containing protein, with amino-acid sequence MYSYKVVEIREGMFGGKMSGDKLEKILNDHARAGWRLKAITSADIKGRVGPGGVEGILVTFEREE